One Candidatus Eremiobacteraceae bacterium DNA window includes the following coding sequences:
- a CDS encoding multicopper oxidase domain-containing protein, with translation MIGLIALVTSASLVSAAPDLAQFSDPQSLCGPPVHGRAVVDPPELFSQNGVLNVTLTLIGARDPVFDQVLCWVYTFPGKNGPKLLTTPPTLHVKQGDRLEVTLVNDLLAPAPDQNNRAELSIDRRIGESGMGAMAMPQDDSLPCGQQVVDPVHTPDPTTGRIYGNFRPPYNETNLHFHGLNTSPKQPGDNTTMVLLCPRQNSAQLPESYNYIVDIPRNEPPGLYWYHPHAHGESEHQLLEQLTGAIVVDTIAPSVPDNYTNRVIVVRDLGDGTTSQPHEMALRKLRSRLPTLAAIRADIAQNGLPQPAWYRGSNGYPYGPPDQCPSDLIDTPRFNSKQLLVNGVLLPARPNQFGRLPYTSIASGETQYWRLANTSADTILNLELLVNNVRVPIQVTTRDGVPLITQNGHPTWQPVPTDHVYLDPAARVEFFLTGTNPGDQIVLRTLTIDTGCGGDSDFERDLLVDHVVSGPVTHHMLAAPHAIDPVPVRFTDLGSKPPVRKRIFVLTEYQRDDSPEPDFYITELTNPKAVEHPYAMNGPPDVVVKDGTVEDWTILNYTEEVHAFHIHQIHFLVLKGGGPQGGEGQLLDTVNVPYGVFQPGGKNGDQMNPGAVMLRMDFRDKNIVGEFVYHCHILEHEDNGMMAKIRVTP, from the coding sequence GTGATCGGTCTCATCGCACTCGTGACTTCTGCCAGCCTCGTTTCTGCCGCTCCCGATCTCGCGCAGTTCTCCGATCCGCAATCACTCTGCGGTCCGCCCGTGCACGGGCGTGCGGTCGTCGATCCGCCCGAGCTGTTCAGCCAAAACGGCGTTCTCAACGTCACCCTCACGTTGATCGGCGCGCGGGATCCGGTGTTCGATCAGGTGCTGTGCTGGGTCTACACCTTCCCGGGGAAAAACGGTCCGAAGCTGCTCACCACGCCGCCGACGCTGCACGTGAAGCAAGGCGATCGCCTGGAAGTCACGCTCGTCAACGATTTGCTCGCGCCCGCTCCCGACCAAAACAATCGGGCCGAGCTCAGCATCGATCGCCGCATCGGCGAATCCGGCATGGGCGCCATGGCGATGCCCCAAGACGATTCGCTGCCGTGCGGACAGCAGGTGGTCGATCCGGTCCACACCCCGGATCCGACCACCGGCCGGATCTACGGCAACTTCCGGCCGCCGTACAACGAGACGAATCTGCACTTTCACGGTCTGAACACCTCTCCGAAACAACCGGGCGACAACACCACCATGGTGTTGTTGTGCCCGCGTCAGAATTCCGCGCAATTGCCGGAATCGTACAACTACATCGTCGATATTCCGCGCAATGAGCCGCCGGGTTTGTATTGGTATCATCCGCACGCCCACGGCGAGAGCGAGCATCAGCTCCTGGAGCAATTGACGGGAGCGATCGTCGTCGACACGATCGCGCCGTCCGTGCCCGATAACTACACGAATCGCGTCATCGTCGTGCGCGATCTTGGTGACGGCACCACGAGCCAGCCGCACGAGATGGCGCTGCGGAAATTGCGCTCGCGTCTCCCCACGCTCGCCGCCATACGCGCCGACATCGCGCAAAACGGTTTACCGCAGCCGGCATGGTACCGGGGATCCAACGGCTACCCGTACGGTCCGCCGGATCAATGTCCGTCCGATCTCATTGACACTCCGCGATTCAACTCCAAACAACTCCTTGTGAATGGGGTCCTGCTGCCGGCGCGGCCCAACCAGTTCGGGCGGTTGCCCTATACGAGCATCGCATCCGGCGAGACGCAATATTGGCGCTTGGCCAACACGTCGGCCGACACCATCCTCAACCTCGAATTGTTGGTCAACAACGTGAGGGTCCCCATTCAAGTCACGACACGCGACGGCGTGCCGCTCATCACGCAGAATGGTCACCCCACGTGGCAGCCCGTCCCCACCGATCACGTTTATTTGGATCCGGCGGCGCGCGTCGAATTCTTCCTGACGGGGACCAATCCGGGAGATCAGATAGTTCTGCGAACGCTCACGATCGACACGGGCTGCGGCGGAGACTCCGATTTCGAGCGGGATCTGCTGGTGGATCACGTGGTATCCGGACCGGTGACGCATCATATGTTGGCGGCGCCGCACGCCATCGACCCGGTGCCGGTCCGCTTTACCGATCTGGGTTCGAAGCCGCCGGTGCGCAAGCGCATATTCGTGCTGACCGAATACCAACGCGACGATTCGCCGGAGCCGGATTTCTACATCACCGAACTCACCAACCCGAAGGCCGTCGAGCATCCATACGCGATGAATGGACCGCCGGACGTGGTGGTCAAGGACGGAACGGTCGAAGATTGGACCATTCTCAACTACACCGAAGAAGTGCACGCGTTCCACATCCATCAGATACACTTCTTGGTCTTGAAGGGCGGCGGACCCCAAGGCGGCGAGGGTCAGTTGTTGGATACGGTCAATGTCCCCTACGGTGTTTTCCAGCCGGGCGGCAAGAACGGCGATCAAATGAATCCCGGCGCTGTCATGCTGCGCATGGATTTTCGCGATAAGAACATCGTCGGCGAGTTCGTATATCATTGCCACATCCTCGAGCACGAGGACAACGGCATGATGGCGAAGATCCGCGTGACGCCGTAG
- the dacB gene encoding D-alanyl-D-alanine carboxypeptidase/D-alanyl-D-alanine-endopeptidase, with the protein MKNRATMYKIAFGIVFVFAVVFGYQPSAAAPRGPVPAPAVPAAARGEMFFAARIAALEARPAFAHASFGVEFFDLDANRPIFSRNADKLFVAASTTKLVTEGTVLHVLGSDYRFHTRIYRTGAIAADGTLAGQLVVVPSGDPDLSGRAQSNGTYAFVDEDHSYGGVPVHGDPLAAVDDLAGQIVAHGIKSVTGDVIVQMGLFKQGDTENGTGMTISPVCLNDNIVDLSITPGPAPGTPAVIVASPSTSYLTVVNKAVTGPPQSKNTIDTDADVTNPNSTHTLTITGSVPAGTKESWDPYAVQEPDQYLRFALTDALRARGVTVLDGADNISGGNSFAVYSASDRFADADLVADHVSLPLAQDVRVTLKVSQNLHAATMPYIVGAVAAGAHTDSDRAGFGVERAWLAQGQLDLGGAAQSDGEGGDAYFSPDFMVRFLAFERKQPEFWAFHAGLPVLGRDGTLADIARSTPAAGRVAAKTGTWQDDDYLNSRIMVRAKGLAGYFTSRLGRHIAFAVYFNDLSVPTNADVANIAGQACGEVAALGYQYL; encoded by the coding sequence GTGAAGAACCGCGCCACCATGTACAAAATTGCCTTTGGCATCGTATTTGTCTTCGCCGTCGTCTTCGGATACCAGCCTTCGGCGGCTGCGCCGCGCGGACCGGTCCCCGCACCCGCGGTGCCCGCGGCGGCGCGCGGCGAAATGTTTTTTGCGGCGCGGATCGCAGCGCTCGAGGCCAGGCCGGCGTTCGCGCACGCGAGTTTCGGCGTCGAGTTCTTCGATCTCGATGCGAACCGGCCGATCTTCTCGCGCAATGCAGATAAGCTGTTCGTCGCGGCGTCGACGACCAAGCTCGTGACCGAGGGAACCGTGCTGCACGTGCTCGGTTCGGATTACCGGTTTCACACGCGGATCTATCGCACCGGCGCCATCGCGGCCGACGGCACGCTTGCGGGTCAGCTCGTCGTCGTGCCATCCGGCGATCCCGATCTCTCCGGCCGGGCGCAAAGCAACGGCACGTATGCTTTTGTGGACGAGGACCACAGTTACGGCGGCGTGCCGGTTCACGGCGACCCGCTTGCCGCCGTCGACGACCTCGCCGGGCAGATCGTCGCGCACGGCATCAAGAGCGTGACCGGCGACGTGATCGTGCAGATGGGCCTTTTCAAGCAGGGCGATACCGAGAACGGCACCGGCATGACGATCTCGCCGGTTTGCCTCAACGACAATATCGTCGATCTATCGATAACGCCAGGTCCGGCGCCGGGAACGCCTGCCGTCATCGTCGCCTCGCCCTCGACGTCGTATCTCACGGTCGTGAACAAGGCCGTCACCGGGCCACCGCAGTCGAAGAACACGATCGACACAGACGCCGATGTCACGAATCCGAATTCGACGCACACGCTGACCATCACCGGCTCCGTGCCCGCGGGCACCAAAGAATCCTGGGACCCGTACGCGGTGCAAGAACCCGACCAATATCTACGCTTCGCTCTGACCGACGCGCTGCGCGCTCGCGGCGTGACCGTGCTGGACGGTGCGGACAATATCTCGGGCGGTAACTCGTTCGCCGTTTATTCCGCCTCAGATCGTTTCGCAGACGCGGACCTCGTCGCCGACCACGTCTCGCTGCCGCTCGCGCAAGACGTCAGAGTAACGCTCAAGGTCAGTCAGAATCTGCACGCGGCCACGATGCCGTACATCGTCGGCGCGGTGGCCGCCGGCGCGCACACGGATTCCGACCGGGCCGGCTTCGGCGTCGAACGGGCATGGCTCGCACAGGGCCAGCTGGACCTCGGCGGCGCCGCGCAGTCGGACGGCGAGGGCGGCGACGCGTACTTCTCACCGGACTTCATGGTGCGCTTCCTCGCATTCGAAAGAAAGCAGCCTGAATTCTGGGCCTTTCACGCGGGCTTGCCGGTCCTCGGGCGCGACGGTACGCTTGCGGACATCGCGCGGTCGACGCCCGCTGCGGGGCGCGTCGCAGCCAAGACCGGCACGTGGCAAGACGACGATTACTTGAATTCGCGGATCATGGTGCGGGCAAAAGGGTTGGCGGGCTACTTCACGTCGCGCTTGGGCAGACACATCGCCTTTGCCGTCTACTTCAACGACCTCAGCGTACCGACCAACGCCGACGTCGCGAACATCGCCGGCCAGGCTTGCGGCGAGGTGGCCGCTCTCGGCTATCAGTACCTCTAG
- a CDS encoding glycogen debranching enzyme N-terminal domain-containing protein, producing the protein MVDFGRERFVGLEDAERCEWLVTNGLGGFASGTIAGSLTRRYHGLLFAALRPPAGRTLLVATLDEIATVGDRDYRLSTIRWGGGAIDPAGYANIDRFRLDGTVPVWTFALNGARLEKRILMEQGANTTYITYTVTETDGPVHLHVKAIVDYRDFHGATRSGSMPMHAEMIARGVRITAFDGATPFIVAADRGSCAAVGVWYDNFDLREERARGLDDREDHFCAAAFDMDLSTGDIAAIAASAGHEPIAVDPEGAVQRRRAHELGIVGGFRE; encoded by the coding sequence ATGGTCGATTTCGGCCGCGAACGGTTCGTCGGACTAGAAGACGCTGAGCGCTGCGAATGGTTGGTGACGAACGGGCTCGGCGGCTTTGCGTCCGGTACGATCGCCGGCTCGCTCACACGCCGTTATCACGGCCTGCTTTTCGCGGCCCTGCGTCCGCCCGCCGGACGCACGCTCTTGGTCGCGACCCTCGATGAAATCGCGACCGTCGGAGATCGCGATTACCGGCTGAGCACGATCCGATGGGGCGGCGGCGCGATCGACCCGGCAGGCTATGCCAACATCGATCGCTTTCGACTTGACGGCACGGTTCCCGTGTGGACATTTGCCTTGAACGGTGCGCGCCTTGAAAAGCGCATCCTCATGGAGCAGGGTGCCAATACCACCTATATCACGTACACCGTCACCGAAACCGACGGGCCGGTGCATTTGCACGTGAAGGCAATCGTGGACTATCGCGATTTCCATGGTGCCACGCGCTCCGGATCGATGCCGATGCACGCGGAGATGATCGCGCGCGGTGTGCGCATCACCGCGTTCGACGGCGCGACGCCGTTCATCGTGGCAGCCGATCGCGGATCGTGCGCCGCGGTAGGCGTCTGGTACGACAACTTCGACCTCCGGGAAGAGCGGGCGCGCGGTCTCGACGATCGCGAGGACCATTTCTGCGCCGCCGCGTTCGATATGGATCTCTCGACCGGCGACATCGCCGCGATCGCTGCGAGCGCCGGACACGAGCCGATAGCGGTCGATCCCGAGGGCGCCGTGCAACGCCGCCGGGCGCACGAACTGGGCATCGTCGGCGGCTTTCGCGAA
- a CDS encoding FAD-dependent oxidoreductase: MEHVDAIVVGSGQGGVPLAIDWAKEGKRVVLFERDRLGGSCINYGCTPSKAFLAAAHGAGRARLAAKLGVNAVVTVDFGAVMTRVRRIRDEFCAGVEKKLEDAGVRVVRAHASFVGVRTLMGGAVTVTAPLVVINTGTSALVPPIPGLAGTPFLTNANFFELTEMPRRLLVLGGGYIGLELGQGMARCGASVHIVDGNPRVLSREEPDASDALQKGITQDGLTFHLGRRAASVAHRDGTFAVRLDNGDILEGDSMLVAVGRKPNTAELQCAAGGVALDARGNVTIDETFRTSAEGVFAIADVAGQPAFTHVSWEDYRRLKAIVRGETRTRNDRVLAYSTFTEPQVARAGMTLDEAKKHGLRARAVTMPMSSIARAIEWGHDLGFYRLVVDDDSEKILGATFVGYEAGELIHVIVAHMQAGSTWRVLDRSVHIHPTYGEALPSLARLLN; encoded by the coding sequence GTGGAGCACGTCGACGCGATCGTCGTCGGGAGCGGACAAGGCGGCGTTCCGCTCGCGATCGATTGGGCGAAGGAAGGCAAGCGCGTCGTGCTGTTCGAGCGCGACCGTCTCGGCGGCTCGTGCATCAACTACGGCTGCACGCCGTCCAAGGCGTTCTTGGCCGCAGCACATGGCGCCGGCCGTGCGCGCCTCGCTGCGAAACTCGGCGTCAATGCCGTCGTCACGGTGGATTTTGGCGCGGTCATGACGCGCGTGCGCCGGATCCGCGACGAATTCTGCGCGGGCGTCGAAAAGAAATTGGAGGATGCCGGCGTGCGAGTCGTCCGCGCCCACGCATCGTTCGTCGGTGTGCGCACACTTATGGGCGGCGCTGTCACGGTCACCGCGCCGCTCGTCGTCATCAACACCGGCACGAGCGCGCTCGTGCCCCCGATACCGGGCCTTGCCGGCACGCCGTTTCTCACCAACGCGAATTTTTTCGAACTCACCGAGATGCCGCGGCGACTCTTGGTATTGGGCGGCGGCTATATAGGCCTTGAGCTTGGGCAAGGGATGGCGCGCTGCGGGGCGAGCGTGCACATCGTGGACGGCAATCCGCGCGTGCTATCGCGAGAGGAACCCGACGCGTCCGATGCGCTGCAAAAAGGCATAACGCAGGATGGGCTGACCTTTCACCTCGGGCGCCGCGCCGCAAGCGTGGCTCATCGAGACGGCACGTTCGCTGTCAGGCTCGACAATGGCGACATCCTCGAAGGGGATTCGATGCTCGTGGCCGTGGGGCGCAAGCCGAATACGGCCGAGCTGCAATGCGCAGCGGGCGGCGTTGCGCTCGACGCCCGGGGCAACGTCACGATCGACGAGACTTTCCGGACGTCGGCAGAAGGCGTTTTCGCCATCGCGGATGTCGCCGGACAGCCCGCGTTCACACACGTCTCGTGGGAAGATTACCGGCGGCTCAAGGCGATCGTGCGCGGAGAGACGCGCACGCGCAACGATCGCGTGCTCGCCTACTCGACGTTCACCGAACCCCAAGTGGCCCGCGCCGGCATGACCTTGGATGAAGCGAAAAAGCACGGGTTGCGCGCGCGCGCCGTGACGATGCCGATGTCGTCGATCGCACGAGCGATCGAGTGGGGTCACGATCTCGGATTTTACCGGCTGGTCGTCGACGACGACTCCGAGAAGATACTAGGCGCAACGTTCGTCGGCTACGAAGCCGGCGAGCTCATCCACGTCATCGTGGCGCACATGCAAGCCGGCTCGACGTGGCGCGTCCTCGACCGCTCGGTGCACATCCATCCGACGTATGGCGAAGCGCTGCCGAGCTTGGCCCGGCTGCTCAACTAA
- a CDS encoding TlpA disulfide reductase family protein: MPQLGSTLPSFDGVPLWRNGPAPAVADLEGKPVLVHFFSSGCPLCREGMPVIRRLHAAFVQRGLVVVGAYQPRQDAKATPGDAERECDLHVGPTHPCALDDDGVLAKRFENDWPPGYYVYDRSHRLRHYQMGNWNLDELTALIEGCMGV; encoded by the coding sequence ATGCCGCAGCTCGGCTCTACTCTTCCATCGTTCGACGGCGTGCCGTTGTGGCGTAACGGACCTGCGCCGGCGGTCGCGGATCTTGAGGGCAAGCCCGTGCTCGTCCACTTCTTCTCCAGCGGCTGTCCTTTGTGCCGGGAGGGGATGCCGGTCATCCGCCGGCTGCACGCCGCATTTGTCCAGCGCGGCCTTGTGGTCGTCGGAGCGTATCAGCCGAGGCAGGATGCCAAAGCCACACCGGGCGATGCCGAGCGCGAATGCGATCTCCACGTGGGGCCGACGCATCCGTGCGCATTGGACGACGACGGCGTCCTCGCCAAGCGGTTCGAAAACGATTGGCCGCCGGGCTACTACGTCTACGACCGCAGCCATCGTCTTCGGCACTACCAGATGGGCAATTGGAATCTCGACGAGCTCACCGCACTCATCGAAGGTTGCATGGGCGTCTAA
- a CDS encoding MOSC domain-containing protein, with product MTPFIESVNVGLPRNVPWLGEAVATGIFKTEVHRPVRVSFLNLDGDRQADLTVHGGPHKAVYGYPSEHYEYWRAQLRVDELPWGAFGENLDTAGLLEDDVYVGDRYVVGSATFEVTQPRVPCFKLGIKFGDQGMLKRFLQSRRTGFYFKVIGEGEVVAGDKIERTARGSISIADVLRAAYDRPGDPALITLASQAHALPENWRAEFRDRLARAD from the coding sequence ATGACGCCCTTCATCGAATCGGTGAACGTGGGCCTTCCGCGGAACGTGCCGTGGCTTGGCGAAGCGGTCGCAACGGGAATCTTCAAGACCGAGGTGCACCGGCCCGTGCGCGTATCGTTTCTGAACCTCGATGGCGACCGTCAAGCCGACCTCACCGTGCACGGCGGCCCTCACAAGGCGGTGTACGGATATCCGTCCGAGCACTACGAGTATTGGCGCGCTCAACTTCGGGTTGACGAATTGCCGTGGGGCGCGTTCGGCGAGAACTTGGACACCGCCGGACTTCTTGAAGACGACGTGTATGTCGGGGATCGCTATGTGGTCGGCAGCGCGACGTTCGAAGTGACGCAGCCTCGCGTTCCGTGCTTCAAGCTCGGCATCAAGTTCGGGGACCAGGGAATGCTGAAGCGGTTCCTTCAGAGCCGGCGCACCGGTTTTTACTTCAAAGTAATCGGCGAGGGCGAGGTCGTCGCCGGCGACAAAATCGAACGTACCGCGCGCGGCTCGATCAGCATAGCCGACGTGCTGCGCGCCGCGTACGATCGGCCCGGCGATCCCGCTCTTATCACCCTCGCCTCACAGGCGCACGCATTGCCCGAGAATTGGCGCGCGGAGTTCCGCGACCGCCTCGCCCGCGCCGACTAG